In Thauera sedimentorum, the following are encoded in one genomic region:
- a CDS encoding TRAP transporter substrate-binding protein has product MKVRAILLGLVMAGLSAGAAAADPIVIKFSHVVATDTPKGKAAEKFKELAEQYTNGAVKVEVYANSTLYKDKEEMEALQLGAVQMLAPSLAKFGPLGVREFEAFDLPYMFDGYTALHKVTKGEVGQKLMAKLEPRGIKGLAYWDNGFKSLSANTPIRSPEDLKGKKMRIQSSKVIEEQMRELKALPQVMAFSETYQALQTGVVDGTENPHSNLYTQKMHEVQKHMTLTDHGYLGYAVITNKKFWDGLPAEVRSQLEKAMAESTDYANEIAKAENDKALEAVRASGKTEIYTPTEAERKAFIKALLPVHKKMESRVGAATIKSIYEATGFDPASF; this is encoded by the coding sequence ATGAAAGTTCGCGCAATCCTGCTGGGCCTCGTCATGGCCGGCCTTTCCGCCGGCGCCGCGGCGGCCGATCCCATCGTGATCAAGTTCAGCCACGTGGTGGCCACCGATACGCCCAAGGGCAAGGCGGCGGAGAAGTTCAAGGAGCTGGCCGAGCAATACACCAACGGCGCCGTGAAGGTCGAGGTGTACGCCAACAGCACCCTCTACAAGGACAAGGAAGAGATGGAGGCCCTGCAGCTGGGCGCCGTGCAGATGCTCGCCCCGTCGCTGGCCAAGTTCGGCCCGCTGGGCGTGCGTGAGTTCGAAGCCTTCGACCTGCCGTACATGTTCGACGGCTACACCGCGCTGCACAAGGTCACCAAGGGCGAAGTCGGCCAGAAGCTGATGGCCAAGCTGGAGCCGCGCGGCATCAAGGGCCTGGCCTACTGGGACAACGGCTTCAAGTCGCTGTCTGCCAATACCCCGATCCGCAGCCCGGAAGACCTGAAGGGCAAGAAGATGCGTATCCAGTCCTCCAAGGTGATCGAGGAGCAGATGCGTGAGCTGAAGGCGCTGCCGCAGGTGATGGCCTTCTCGGAAACCTACCAGGCGCTGCAGACCGGCGTGGTGGACGGCACCGAGAACCCGCACTCCAACCTGTACACCCAGAAGATGCACGAAGTGCAGAAGCACATGACCCTGACCGACCACGGCTACCTGGGTTATGCGGTGATCACCAACAAGAAGTTCTGGGACGGCCTGCCGGCCGAGGTGCGCAGCCAGCTGGAGAAGGCCATGGCCGAATCCACCGACTACGCCAACGAGATCGCCAAGGCCGAGAACGACAAGGCGCTGGAAGCCGTGCGCGCCTCGGGCAAGACCGAGATCTACACCCCGACCGAAGCCGAGCGCAAGGCCTTCATCAAGGCGCTGCTGCCGGTGCATAAGAAGATGGAATCCCGCGTCGGCGCGGCGACCATCAAGTCGATCTACGAAGCCACCGGTTTCGATCCGGCTTCCTTCTGA
- a CDS encoding ankyrin repeat domain-containing protein: MKHPLFEDMGDDYPRHLEEQFDRVLTRIEQLWDLPELDDYFSDLLIDKRGGRQGFPKEVLNDILRVRAFRESESLSAAERTEDARRELARRGLMLERADFFRALDAGDIELIDLYVRARFNIHIADERGATPMLAALKRGYTVIAGILLKAGSDVNAPDRLGLTPLLVACGKASEGYRNITEILIRKGARINVRDPLGNTPFLLAVSGGMLDIAALLLERGADPKAVNRKGENAYMLAQGHTDPTLIERLREMLRAQDAPPPAQ; encoded by the coding sequence ATGAAGCACCCCTTGTTCGAAGACATGGGGGACGACTACCCGCGGCATCTGGAGGAGCAGTTCGACCGCGTCCTCACGCGCATCGAACAGCTGTGGGACCTGCCGGAACTCGACGACTACTTCAGCGACCTGCTGATCGACAAGCGCGGCGGGCGCCAGGGTTTTCCCAAGGAAGTCCTCAACGACATCCTGCGGGTGCGCGCCTTCCGCGAATCCGAATCGCTGTCCGCGGCCGAACGCACCGAAGACGCCCGCCGCGAGCTCGCGCGCCGCGGCCTGATGCTGGAGCGCGCGGACTTCTTCCGCGCACTCGACGCCGGCGATATCGAACTGATCGATCTCTACGTGCGCGCCCGCTTCAACATCCACATCGCCGACGAACGCGGCGCGACGCCGATGCTCGCCGCCCTCAAGCGCGGCTACACGGTGATCGCCGGCATCCTGCTCAAGGCCGGCTCCGACGTGAACGCCCCCGACCGCCTGGGGCTCACACCGCTGCTGGTGGCCTGCGGCAAGGCGAGCGAGGGCTACCGCAACATCACCGAGATCCTGATCCGCAAGGGCGCGCGCATCAACGTACGCGACCCGCTAGGCAACACCCCCTTCCTGCTGGCGGTCTCCGGCGGCATGCTGGACATCGCCGCGCTGCTGCTCGAACGCGGCGCGGACCCGAAGGCGGTCAATCGCAAGGGCGAGAACGCCTACATGCTGGCTCAAGGCCATACCGACCCCACGCTGATCGAACGCCTGCGCGAGATGCTGCGCGCGCAGGACGCCCCGCCCCCTGCGCAATGA
- a CDS encoding aldehyde dehydrogenase family protein: MPMLRTQFYIDGQWTDPVGSDTIEVIDPSTAQPYARIPAGTPADAERAVAAAHAAFDGWSRTTPAERAAAVGRIAQALEARSAELAEAIAREVGMPLKMASRVQVGGPLWHWKNYAAMAERFEWERQVGNSLVLRQPVGVVGAITPWNFPLNQITLKVAPALLAGCTVVLKPSEVAPINAFLLAEAIHEAGLPAGVFNLVTGYGPVVGEVLARDPRVDMVSFTGSTRAGRRVAELAAATVKKLALELGGKSAAVVLDDADLPAAVKATVSNCLLNSGQTCSAHTRLVVPRNRLDEAAALAAEAMAKMNLGPALAEGSRLGPLVSEAQRDRVRELIRRGVAEGARLVCGGAEQPADLPEGYFVSPTVLVCEDAKATVAQEEIFGPVLVLLPHDGDEDAIRIANDSIYGLGGAVWAGSDERALAVARRIRSGQIDINGGAFNPRAPFGGFKHSGLGREGGEYGLEEFLEYQALQLRQS, from the coding sequence ATGCCCATGCTGCGCACCCAGTTCTACATCGACGGCCAATGGACCGATCCGGTCGGCAGCGACACCATCGAGGTCATCGATCCGAGCACCGCCCAGCCCTACGCGCGCATCCCTGCCGGCACCCCGGCCGATGCCGAACGCGCGGTGGCCGCCGCACATGCCGCCTTCGACGGCTGGTCGCGCACCACGCCGGCCGAGCGCGCCGCCGCGGTCGGACGCATCGCCCAGGCGCTGGAAGCGCGCAGCGCCGAGCTGGCCGAAGCCATCGCCCGCGAAGTCGGCATGCCGCTGAAGATGGCCTCGCGTGTGCAGGTCGGCGGTCCGCTGTGGCACTGGAAGAACTACGCCGCGATGGCCGAACGCTTCGAGTGGGAGCGCCAGGTCGGCAACTCGCTGGTGCTGCGCCAGCCGGTCGGCGTGGTCGGCGCCATCACCCCGTGGAACTTCCCGCTCAACCAGATCACCCTCAAGGTCGCGCCCGCCCTGCTGGCCGGCTGCACCGTGGTGCTCAAGCCCTCCGAGGTGGCGCCGATCAACGCCTTCCTGCTCGCCGAGGCCATCCACGAGGCCGGCCTGCCGGCGGGCGTGTTCAACCTGGTCACCGGCTACGGCCCGGTGGTGGGTGAAGTGCTGGCGCGCGACCCGCGGGTGGACATGGTGTCCTTCACCGGCTCGACCCGCGCCGGCCGCCGGGTGGCCGAGCTGGCCGCGGCCACGGTCAAGAAGCTCGCGCTGGAACTGGGCGGCAAGTCCGCCGCGGTGGTGCTGGACGACGCCGACCTGCCGGCCGCGGTCAAGGCCACGGTGTCCAACTGCCTGCTCAACTCCGGCCAGACCTGCTCGGCGCACACCCGCCTGGTGGTGCCGCGCAACCGCCTGGACGAGGCCGCCGCGCTCGCCGCCGAGGCGATGGCGAAGATGAACCTCGGCCCCGCGCTGGCCGAAGGCAGCCGCCTCGGCCCGCTGGTCAGCGAAGCCCAGCGCGACCGGGTGCGCGAGCTCATCCGCCGCGGCGTCGCCGAAGGCGCCCGCCTGGTGTGCGGCGGCGCGGAACAGCCTGCGGACCTGCCCGAGGGCTACTTCGTCTCGCCCACCGTGCTGGTGTGCGAGGACGCCAAGGCCACGGTGGCGCAGGAGGAGATCTTCGGCCCGGTGCTGGTGCTGCTGCCGCACGACGGCGACGAGGACGCGATCCGCATCGCCAACGACTCGATCTACGGCCTGGGCGGCGCGGTGTGGGCGGGCAGCGACGAACGCGCGCTGGCGGTGGCGCGGCGCATCCGCAGCGGGCAGATCGACATCAACGGCGGCGCCTTCAACCCTCGCGCGCCCTTCGGCGGCTTCAAGCACTCCGGCCTGGGACGCGAGGGCGGCGAGTACGGGCTGGAGGAATTCCTCGAATACCAGGCGCTGCAACTGCGCCAGAGCTGA
- a CDS encoding ABC transporter permease — MNVVALSPADLMIAASLILLLAALSLRLRLGVERQLLVSAARTTVQLLLIALVLKAVFEFARLHWVALMAAVMILAAGREVIARQKHRLNGWWGYGIGTVSMFVSSFTVTVLALVAVVGNDPWYAPQYAIPLLGMVLGNTMNGIALGLDRLTQDAVQRRAVIEARLALGERWQEAIADIRHDAMRVGLIPIINAMAAAGIVSLPGMMTGQILAGSPPLEAAKYQILVMFLIAGGTGFGTMVAVNLAARRLFDERHRLRPERVGSRG, encoded by the coding sequence ATGAACGTCGTGGCGTTGTCGCCCGCCGACCTGATGATCGCTGCGTCGTTGATCCTGCTGCTGGCCGCGTTGTCGCTGCGCCTGCGCCTGGGCGTGGAGCGCCAGCTGCTGGTCTCGGCGGCGCGCACCACCGTGCAGTTGCTGCTGATCGCGCTGGTGCTCAAGGCGGTGTTCGAGTTCGCGCGCCTGCACTGGGTGGCGTTGATGGCGGCGGTGATGATCCTGGCCGCCGGGCGCGAGGTGATCGCGCGGCAGAAGCACCGCCTGAACGGCTGGTGGGGCTACGGCATCGGCACGGTGTCGATGTTCGTGTCGTCCTTCACCGTCACCGTGCTGGCCCTGGTGGCGGTGGTCGGCAACGATCCCTGGTACGCGCCGCAGTACGCCATTCCGCTGCTCGGCATGGTGCTGGGCAACACCATGAACGGTATCGCCCTGGGGCTGGACCGCCTCACCCAGGACGCGGTGCAGCGTCGCGCGGTGATCGAGGCCCGCCTTGCGCTGGGCGAGCGCTGGCAGGAGGCGATCGCCGACATCCGCCACGACGCGATGCGCGTCGGGCTGATCCCGATCATCAACGCCATGGCCGCGGCCGGCATCGTCAGCCTGCCGGGCATGATGACCGGCCAGATCCTCGCCGGCTCGCCGCCGCTGGAGGCGGCCAAGTACCAGATCCTGGTGATGTTCCTGATCGCCGGCGGCACCGGCTTCGGCACCATGGTGGCGGTGAACCTCGCCGCGCGCCGGCTGTTCGACGAGCGCCACCGGCTGCGGCCCGAACGGGTCGGCAGCCGGGGCTGA
- a CDS encoding ABC transporter ATP-binding protein, whose amino-acid sequence MPELRLERFATRHVGPLDLRIGAGECVCLQGASGSGKSLLLRALADLDPHTGEAWLDGVACSAMPAPQWRRKVVLVAAESQWWHARVGAHFPPGFERAQLAALDLPGEALDWEVARCSTGERQRLALLRALALQPAALLLDEPTGNLDAESSARVEALVADYRRDHAAAVLWVSHDARQAARVASRSLMLREGRLEAAATAAEVEA is encoded by the coding sequence TTGCCCGAATTACGTCTGGAACGCTTCGCCACCCGCCATGTCGGCCCGCTCGATCTGCGTATCGGCGCGGGCGAGTGCGTCTGCCTGCAGGGCGCCTCGGGCAGCGGCAAGTCCCTGCTGCTGCGCGCGCTGGCGGACCTCGATCCGCACACCGGCGAGGCCTGGCTGGACGGCGTGGCCTGTTCGGCGATGCCGGCGCCGCAGTGGCGCCGCAAGGTGGTGCTGGTGGCCGCCGAGAGCCAGTGGTGGCACGCCCGCGTGGGTGCGCACTTTCCGCCCGGCTTCGAGCGCGCGCAGCTGGCAGCGCTCGATCTGCCGGGCGAGGCGCTGGACTGGGAGGTGGCGCGCTGCTCCACCGGCGAGCGCCAGCGCCTGGCCCTGCTGCGCGCGTTGGCGCTGCAACCGGCGGCGCTGCTGCTCGACGAACCCACCGGCAACCTGGATGCTGAAAGCAGCGCGCGGGTGGAGGCCCTGGTCGCCGACTACCGGCGCGATCACGCCGCCGCGGTGCTGTGGGTGAGCCACGATGCGCGCCAGGCCGCGCGGGTGGCGAGCCGCAGCCTGATGCTGCGCGAAGGGCGGCTGGAAGCGGCTGCGACGGCGGCGGAGGTAGAGGCATGA
- a CDS encoding class I SAM-dependent methyltransferase: protein MMISVGHRSGLLDALAAGPATSAGLAARSELAERYVREWLAALVTGGVVRWDPASAHYTLPAEHAASLTRGGRLGNMAVYAQHVAMMGALEPLILQCFASGAGTRYEDYPRFHEVMAEDSAQTVVAQLFDHVLGIDDGLVPRLEAGIEVLDAGCGRGAALIELARRFPASRFTGYDLCRDAIGHAQRSTAAAGLDNLRFAVRDLSHLDDAARFDLITTFDAVHDQKHPQRFLDALFAALRPGGRYVMQDIGGSARLENNLDFPMASFLYAISCFHCTPVSLGQGGEGLGTMWGWETAEAMLRSAGFAEVRRTVFAHDPMNVWFLAHKRE, encoded by the coding sequence GTGATGATCTCGGTGGGCCATCGCAGCGGGCTGCTCGACGCGCTGGCCGCGGGGCCGGCGACCAGCGCCGGGCTGGCGGCGCGCAGCGAACTGGCCGAGCGCTACGTGCGCGAATGGCTGGCCGCGCTGGTGACCGGCGGCGTGGTGCGCTGGGACCCGGCCAGCGCGCACTACACACTGCCCGCGGAGCACGCCGCCAGCCTTACCCGCGGCGGCCGGCTCGGCAACATGGCGGTGTATGCGCAGCACGTGGCGATGATGGGCGCGCTGGAACCGCTGATCCTGCAGTGCTTCGCCAGCGGCGCGGGCACGCGCTACGAGGACTACCCGCGCTTCCACGAGGTGATGGCCGAGGACAGCGCGCAGACCGTGGTGGCGCAGCTCTTCGACCACGTGCTCGGCATCGACGACGGCCTGGTGCCGCGCCTGGAGGCCGGCATCGAGGTGCTGGACGCCGGCTGCGGTCGCGGCGCGGCACTGATCGAACTGGCCCGCCGCTTTCCCGCGAGCCGCTTCACCGGCTACGACCTGTGCCGCGACGCAATCGGCCACGCGCAGCGCAGCACCGCGGCGGCCGGGCTGGACAACCTGCGCTTCGCGGTGCGCGACCTCAGCCATCTGGACGATGCCGCGCGTTTCGACCTGATCACCACCTTCGACGCGGTGCACGACCAGAAGCATCCGCAGCGCTTCCTCGATGCGCTGTTCGCCGCGCTGCGCCCGGGTGGGCGCTACGTGATGCAGGACATCGGCGGCTCCGCCCGGCTGGAGAACAACCTGGACTTCCCGATGGCCTCCTTCCTCTACGCCATCTCCTGCTTCCACTGCACCCCGGTGTCGCTCGGCCAGGGCGGCGAGGGGCTGGGCACCATGTGGGGCTGGGAGACCGCCGAAGCCATGCTGCGCAGCGCGGGCTTTGCCGAGGTGCGGCGCACCGTGTTCGCGCACGACCCGATGAACGTCTGGTTCCTCGCCCACAAGCGCGAGTGA
- a CDS encoding GlxA family transcriptional regulator, which translates to MSAQLPPLEAAIVVLPDCTPTVPYGLYEVFAAVGTAWPALTGEAPAARRIRPQLVAPDTAPFASAVGLPIAPQAAFAAVERCDLVVVGDLSLPPGASPRGRWPEAAAWLRQQFERGALVCSVCTGSLLLAEAGLLDGLPATTHWCATGLFREHYPLVRLHPERILVPAGPAHRIVTSGGQASWEDLALHLVARLCGEAEAVRIAKVFIFGDRSEGQLPFATMCRVARHEDAAIARSQAWIAEHYDHNNPVGEMAARSGLAERSFKRRFKAATGLTPLAYVHALRIEEAKHLLERSSTAVETIAAMVGYGDPAFFRRLFRRTAGVSPAQYRRRYQTIGHVQDDAPGRTQE; encoded by the coding sequence ATGAGCGCGCAACTGCCGCCGCTGGAAGCCGCCATCGTGGTGCTGCCCGACTGCACCCCGACGGTGCCCTACGGCCTGTACGAGGTGTTCGCCGCGGTGGGCACAGCCTGGCCGGCGCTGACCGGCGAGGCGCCGGCGGCGCGGCGCATCCGCCCGCAGCTGGTAGCGCCGGACACCGCGCCGTTTGCCAGCGCGGTCGGGCTGCCGATCGCCCCGCAGGCCGCCTTCGCCGCGGTCGAGCGCTGCGACCTGGTGGTGGTGGGCGACCTCTCCCTGCCGCCCGGCGCCAGCCCGCGCGGGCGCTGGCCGGAGGCCGCCGCCTGGCTGCGCCAGCAGTTCGAGCGCGGCGCGCTGGTGTGTTCGGTGTGCACCGGCTCCCTGTTGCTGGCCGAGGCGGGCCTGCTGGACGGTCTGCCGGCCACCACCCACTGGTGCGCCACCGGCCTGTTCCGCGAGCACTACCCCCTGGTCCGCCTGCACCCGGAGCGCATCCTGGTGCCGGCCGGCCCCGCGCACCGCATCGTCACCAGCGGCGGCCAGGCCTCCTGGGAGGACCTCGCCCTTCATCTGGTCGCCCGCCTGTGCGGCGAGGCCGAGGCGGTGCGCATCGCCAAGGTGTTCATCTTCGGCGACCGCAGCGAAGGCCAGCTGCCCTTCGCCACCATGTGCCGGGTGGCCCGCCACGAGGATGCGGCCATCGCGCGCAGCCAGGCGTGGATCGCCGAGCACTACGACCACAACAACCCGGTGGGCGAGATGGCCGCGCGCTCCGGCCTTGCCGAGCGCTCGTTCAAGCGCCGCTTCAAGGCCGCCACCGGCCTCACCCCGCTGGCCTACGTGCATGCGCTGCGCATCGAGGAGGCCAAGCACCTGCTGGAGCGCAGCAGCACCGCGGTCGAGACCATCGCCGCCATGGTAGGCTACGGCGACCCCGCCTTCTTCCGCCGCCTGTTCCGCCGCACCGCCGGCGTGAGCCCGGCGCAGTACCGGCGGCGCTACCAGACCATAGGGCATGTGCAGGACGACGCCCCCGGCAGGACACAGGAATGA
- a CDS encoding Lrp/AsnC family transcriptional regulator encodes MKLDPTQRRILALLQKDSTLSTQALADKVGMSPSPCWRRVKEMEEAGIIRGYVALADRQKLGLGTCVWVRVKLKKHSTEVLDRFEQVVKGYDEVVECYELLGETDCLLKLYLPNLEAFSVFMHNFLLKIPEVDVTHSSVALREIKNETALPL; translated from the coding sequence ATGAAACTCGACCCCACCCAGCGCCGCATCCTGGCGCTGCTGCAGAAAGACTCCACCCTCAGCACCCAGGCGCTGGCCGACAAGGTCGGCATGTCGCCCTCGCCGTGCTGGCGGCGGGTCAAGGAGATGGAGGAAGCCGGCATCATCCGCGGCTACGTCGCCCTGGCCGATCGCCAGAAGCTGGGCCTGGGCACCTGCGTGTGGGTGCGGGTGAAGCTCAAGAAGCACAGCACCGAGGTGCTCGACCGCTTCGAGCAGGTGGTCAAGGGCTACGACGAGGTGGTCGAATGCTACGAGTTGCTGGGCGAGACCGACTGCCTGCTCAAGCTCTACCTGCCCAACCTGGAAGCCTTCTCGGTGTTCATGCACAACTTCCTGCTGAAGATTCCCGAGGTGGACGTCACCCACTCCAGCGTGGCGCTGCGCGAGATCAAGAACGAAACGGCCCTGCCGCTTTGA